A single Micromonospora luteifusca DNA region contains:
- the xylB gene encoding xylulokinase: MPLVAGVDSSTQSCKVVIRDAETGALLRQGRAPHPDGTEVDPEAWWQALRSAADQAGGLADVAAISVAGQQHGMVCLDEDGRVVRPALLWNDTRSADAAADLVEEAGGGAVGRRFWAEAAGSVPVASFTITKLRWLATHEPELAARVAAVCLPHDWLTWRLAGAPGLGALRTDRGDASGTGYWSPATGDYRLDLLERGFGRQLVVPEVLGPGESAGKLADALGGSGGALLGAGTGDNAAAALGVGAGPGDVVVSIGTSGTVFSVADVPAADESGAVAGFADASGRFLPLVCTLNAARVLDAAAAMLGVNLDELAELALSAPAGADGLVMVPYLEGERTPNRPLATGAVHGLTLRTSTPAHLARAAVEGMLCALADGLDALTAQGATVRRVILVGGGARSAAVRRIAPQVFGCPVVVPPAGEYVADGAARQAAWVALGGPTPPTWAVEGTEEYAAEPVPAVRDQYAAARGLVLDRR; this comes from the coding sequence ATGCCGTTGGTCGCAGGCGTTGACTCGTCCACCCAGTCCTGCAAGGTGGTCATCCGGGACGCGGAGACCGGTGCCCTGCTCCGGCAGGGCCGGGCACCACACCCGGACGGCACCGAGGTCGACCCGGAAGCCTGGTGGCAGGCGCTGCGCAGCGCCGCCGACCAGGCCGGCGGGTTGGCCGACGTGGCGGCGATCTCCGTCGCCGGCCAGCAGCACGGCATGGTGTGCCTCGACGAGGACGGCCGGGTCGTCCGCCCGGCACTGTTGTGGAACGACACCCGATCCGCCGACGCCGCCGCCGATCTCGTGGAGGAGGCCGGCGGCGGCGCGGTCGGGCGTCGGTTCTGGGCCGAGGCCGCCGGCAGTGTGCCGGTCGCCAGCTTCACCATCACCAAACTGCGGTGGCTGGCCACGCACGAGCCGGAGCTGGCAGCCCGGGTGGCCGCCGTCTGCCTGCCGCACGACTGGCTGACCTGGCGGTTGGCGGGCGCGCCGGGGTTGGGCGCGCTGCGCACCGACCGGGGTGATGCCAGTGGCACCGGTTACTGGTCGCCGGCCACCGGCGACTACCGACTGGACCTGCTGGAGCGGGGCTTCGGCCGGCAGTTGGTGGTGCCCGAGGTGCTCGGTCCGGGGGAGTCGGCGGGAAAGCTGGCCGACGCGCTGGGTGGGTCGGGCGGCGCGCTGCTCGGCGCGGGCACCGGGGACAACGCCGCCGCCGCGCTCGGCGTCGGTGCCGGGCCGGGTGACGTGGTCGTCTCGATCGGCACCTCCGGCACCGTGTTCAGCGTCGCCGACGTGCCGGCCGCCGACGAGAGCGGAGCCGTGGCGGGCTTCGCCGACGCGTCCGGTCGCTTCCTGCCGCTGGTCTGCACGCTCAACGCGGCCCGTGTGCTGGACGCCGCCGCCGCGATGCTCGGCGTCAACCTCGACGAGCTGGCCGAGCTGGCCCTCTCCGCGCCAGCCGGGGCGGACGGGCTGGTCATGGTGCCCTACCTGGAGGGTGAGCGGACGCCGAACCGGCCGCTCGCCACCGGCGCGGTGCACGGGCTGACCCTGCGCACGTCGACCCCCGCGCACCTGGCACGGGCCGCCGTGGAGGGCATGCTCTGCGCGCTGGCCGACGGCCTGGACGCACTGACCGCGCAGGGTGCCACCGTCCGCCGGGTCATCCTGGTCGGCGGCGGAGCCCGGTCGGCCGCGGTGCGTCGGATCGCGCCGCAGGTCTTCGGCTGCCCGGTCGTCGTGCCGCCGGCCGGGGAGTACGTCGCCGACGGCGCAGCCCGGCAGGCCGCCTGGGTCGCCCTGGGCGGTCCCACGCCGCCGACCTGGGCGGTCGAGGGCACCGAGGAGTACGCGGCGGAGCCCGTCCCCGCCGTGCGCGACCAGTACGCCGCGGCTCGCGGGTTGGTCCTCGACCGACGCTGA
- the xylA gene encoding xylose isomerase, with the protein MAPRPTPADKFSFGLWTVGWQARDPFGDATRPELDAVEAVHRLAELGAYGITFHDDDLIPFGADAATRDQHIARFRKALDETGLVVPMVTTNLFTHPIFKDGGFTSNDRDVRRYALRKVLRQVDLAAELGASTFVMWGGREGSEYDLAKDVRAALDRYREAVDLLTQYSIDKGYNLRFALEPKPNEPRGDILLPTIGHALGFISQLAHPELVGLNPEVGHEQMAGLNYAHGIAQALWQGKLFHLDLNGQRGIKYDQDLVFGHGDLMNAFALVDLLENGGPNGGPAYDGPRHFDYKPSRTEDMDGVWASAAANMSTYLLLKERAAAFRADPEVVEALAASKVGDLNTPTLGDGEGYEEFLADRSAFEDVDVDAVAARGFAFVRLNQLAVEHLLGAR; encoded by the coding sequence ATGGCACCCCGTCCCACTCCCGCCGACAAGTTCTCCTTCGGGCTCTGGACCGTCGGCTGGCAGGCCCGCGATCCGTTCGGTGACGCGACCCGCCCCGAGCTCGACGCGGTCGAGGCGGTGCACCGACTCGCCGAGCTCGGCGCGTACGGCATCACCTTCCACGACGACGACCTGATCCCGTTCGGGGCCGACGCCGCCACCCGCGACCAGCACATCGCCCGGTTCCGCAAGGCCCTCGACGAGACCGGCCTGGTGGTGCCGATGGTCACCACCAACCTCTTCACCCACCCGATCTTCAAGGACGGCGGCTTCACCAGCAACGACCGCGACGTCCGCCGGTACGCGCTGCGCAAGGTGCTGCGCCAGGTCGACCTGGCCGCCGAGCTGGGCGCGAGCACCTTCGTCATGTGGGGTGGCCGCGAGGGCTCCGAGTACGACCTTGCCAAGGACGTCCGCGCCGCCCTCGACCGCTACCGCGAGGCCGTCGACCTGCTCACCCAGTATTCCATCGACAAGGGCTACAACCTGCGGTTCGCCCTGGAGCCCAAGCCCAACGAGCCGCGCGGCGACATCCTGCTGCCCACCATCGGGCACGCGCTCGGCTTCATCTCCCAGTTGGCCCACCCGGAGCTGGTCGGCCTCAACCCGGAGGTCGGCCACGAGCAGATGGCCGGGCTCAACTACGCCCACGGCATCGCCCAGGCGCTCTGGCAGGGCAAGCTGTTCCACCTGGACCTCAACGGCCAGCGCGGCATCAAGTACGACCAGGACCTGGTCTTCGGTCACGGTGACCTGATGAACGCGTTCGCCCTGGTGGACCTCCTGGAGAACGGCGGCCCCAACGGCGGGCCGGCCTACGACGGGCCGCGGCACTTCGACTACAAGCCTTCCCGAACCGAGGACATGGACGGTGTCTGGGCGTCGGCGGCGGCCAACATGAGCACGTACCTGCTGCTCAAGGAGCGGGCCGCCGCGTTCCGCGCCGACCCCGAGGTGGTCGAGGCGCTCGCCGCCAGCAAGGTCGGCGACCTGAACACGCCGACGCTCGGCGACGGCGAGGGCTACGAGGAGTTCCTGGCCGACCGGTCCGCGTTCGAGGATGTCGACGTCGACGCGGTTGCCGCGCGGGGCTTCGCCTTCGTCCGGCTCAACCAGCTCGCCGTCGAGCACCTGCTCGGCGCCCGCTGA
- a CDS encoding ROK family transcriptional regulator yields the protein MTLTRAPAGAVRQGSLRELNLALVLGRIAAAHRPPSRADLATATGLTRATVSAVVEDLLAGRLVSESDPAPRAGAGRPARGLVLADQGPAGLGLEVNVDYLTVCVVDLTGQVRHRTVHRADLRPVAPADALAKLVEMAGAARDDAAEQGLTLIGAALAVPGLVDDTGVVRLAPNLGWRDVPVPALLAEHPPLIEQVPGIPALVVDNEANLAALGELHSRPPGPSSFLHISGEVGIGAGIVLDGALFRGVRGWSGEIGHLPVHPEGRPCRCGGQGCLEQYAGQEAIVTAAGLARAELPADTATARLAELAEAGDADALRALHDAGTALGVAVASVVNLLDLDTVVLGGGYAALAPWLCPPVLAEIAGRVLTAAWSPVTVRPSTLGAEAAAVGAAGSVARRIIAQPAGWLARSG from the coding sequence GTGACCCTCACCCGCGCTCCGGCCGGCGCAGTTCGTCAGGGCAGTCTGCGCGAGCTCAACCTCGCCCTGGTGCTCGGCCGGATCGCGGCAGCCCACCGACCTCCCTCCCGGGCCGACCTCGCGACCGCGACCGGCCTGACCAGAGCCACCGTGTCCGCGGTGGTCGAGGACCTGCTCGCCGGCAGGTTGGTCAGCGAGTCCGACCCGGCACCCCGTGCCGGCGCCGGCCGCCCGGCACGCGGGCTGGTCCTCGCCGACCAGGGACCGGCCGGGCTCGGCCTGGAGGTCAACGTCGACTACCTGACGGTCTGCGTGGTGGACCTCACCGGCCAGGTCCGGCATCGCACCGTGCACCGGGCCGACCTGCGCCCGGTGGCCCCCGCCGACGCTCTGGCCAAGCTGGTCGAGATGGCCGGAGCGGCCCGCGACGACGCTGCCGAGCAGGGCCTCACCCTGATCGGGGCCGCGCTCGCGGTGCCCGGCCTGGTGGACGACACCGGAGTGGTCCGGCTCGCGCCGAACCTGGGCTGGCGCGACGTGCCGGTGCCCGCGCTGCTCGCCGAGCATCCTCCGCTGATCGAGCAGGTGCCCGGTATCCCGGCACTGGTGGTGGACAACGAGGCCAACCTCGCCGCACTCGGCGAGCTGCACTCCCGGCCGCCCGGCCCGTCCAGCTTCCTGCACATATCCGGAGAGGTCGGCATCGGCGCGGGCATCGTGCTGGATGGGGCACTCTTCCGCGGCGTCCGCGGTTGGAGCGGCGAGATCGGGCACCTCCCGGTCCACCCCGAAGGCCGTCCGTGTCGCTGCGGCGGGCAGGGCTGCCTGGAGCAGTACGCCGGCCAGGAAGCAATCGTGACCGCCGCCGGGCTGGCCCGGGCGGAGCTCCCCGCAGACACCGCGACCGCGCGGCTCGCCGAGTTGGCCGAGGCCGGCGACGCGGACGCGCTGCGGGCGCTGCACGACGCCGGGACGGCACTCGGAGTCGCGGTGGCCAGCGTCGTCAACCTGCTCGACCTGGACACCGTGGTGCTCGGTGGCGGTTACGCCGCGCTGGCACCCTGGCTCTGCCCGCCGGTGCTCGCCGAGATCGCCGGCCGGGTGCTCACCGCCGCGTGGTCACCGGTCACGGTCCGGCCGTCGACGCTCGGCGCGGAGGCCGCTGCGGTGGGTGCCGCCGGCTCGGTGGCCCGGCGGATCATCGCCCAGCCCGCCGGCTGGCTGGCCCGCTCCGGCTGA